From the Vibrio tubiashii ATCC 19109 genome, the window CGCCGCTTCTATTTGCGCAATGTTGTTTTCATCGCTTAAAAATTTATTCAGAACGTCAGCAGCTTCGGTCAATTCGTTTTTAATTAGGTCCTGGTACATAGGTTAATCTCTAATTTTTGTAATAAATAGTTCTGTGTGAAATACAGAAAACGTTACCTACAGAGTTTACTCAAACAATTCTCACTGTCGATAGCTTGCTGATAACAATTCCCGCTTTGTTGCAAATCTTGGTTCACAAAAACCGCATAGCCCATCATTTTTAGACTTTTCACTCTACTTAGATCACTTTTTAAGCAAATACCGGTTTTACATTTTATTAATATTTTGATTACACTTAACTGGTTAGACCTCTTACATGTTATCGGCATAAAACAGATTAAATTCCGCCGTAATAAGGAACATAAATATGGACATCTTGCTCTCTCTACTTGGCTTTACCGCAGTTCTCGCGATCTGCTTATACCACCGCAGTTCACTGCTGCTCTCCATCGCTGCATTAACTGCCACAATGGTTGTGCTCTCTATCTTTGGTAGTGCTGGCTCTCTTAGCTGGATCTTATTCATCGCTGCCATTGCGACCCTAGCAGTACCATCCATCAGACAGTCACTAATCAGTAAAAAAGCCCTAGCTCTATTTAAGAAAGTGCTTCCTGCTATGTCGCAGACAGAAAAAGAAGCGCTTGATGCCGGTACCGTTTGGTGGGAAGCAGAGCTGTTCAAAGGTAAGCCTGACTGGAAAAAGCTGCACGACATTCAAAAGCCTCAGCTAAGCGCCGAAGAGCAAGCCTTCTTAGATGGCCCAGTGAACGAAGTCTGCGCTATGGTCAATGACTACAAAGTGACTCACGAGCTAGCCGACTTACCGCCTGAAGTTTGGCAATACCTAAAAGACAATAAGTTCTTTGCGATGATCATTAAGAAGAAATACGGCGGCCTAGAGTTTTCTGCTTACGCTCAGTCTCTAGTACTGCAAAAGCTAACAGGTGTCTCTAGCGTGCTCTCTTCGACAGTTGGTGTACCTAACTCATTAGGCCCAGGCGAACTGCTGCAACACTACGGTACAACAGAGCAAAAAGATTACTACCTACCTCGTCTTGCAGAAGGTAAAGAGATTCCATGTTTTGCTTTGACCAGCCCTGAAGCTGGATCAGACGCAGGCTCTATTCCTGATTTCGGTGTGGTATGTAAAGGACAATGGGAAGGCAAAGAAGTGTTAGGTATGCGCCTGACTTGGAACAAGCGTTACATTACTTTAGCGCCTGTTGCGACTGTTCTAGGTCTAGCCTTTAAACTGCGCGATCCTGAAGGATTACTTGGCGAGCAACAAGATCTAGGCATCACCTGTGCTTTGATCCCGACTCATCTAAAAGGTGTTGAAATCGGTAATCGTCACTTCCCGCTTAACGTTCCATTCCAAAACGGTCCAACGCGCGGTGAAGACCTATTTGTGCCACTCGACTTTATCATTGGCGGCCCCAAAATGGCCGGACAAGGCTGGCGTATGCTGGTTGAGTGTCTGTCAGTAGGTCGTGGTATTACGTTACCGTCAAACTCTACCGGTGGGATTAAGACAGCTGCACTAGCAACAGGAGCTTATGCAAGAATTCGTCGTCAGTTCAAACAACCTATTGGTCACATGGAAGGGGTTGAAGAGCCGTTAGCACGTTTAGGTGGTAATGCCTACGTGATGGATGCAGCAAGTACTTTGACCGTTGCAGGTATCGACCTTGGCGAAAAACCATCAGTTATCTCAGCGATCGTCAAATATCACTGTACTCACAGAATGCAGCGTAGCGTTATTGATGCGATGGACATTGTTGGTGGTAAAGGTATCTGTATGGGGCCAGCAAACTTCCTTGCGCGTGGCTATCAAGGTGCACCAATTGCCGTTACTGTTGAAGGCGCAAATATCTTAACCCGCTCTATGATTATCTATGGTCAAGGCGCGATTCGCTGCCATCCATATGTACTCGAAGAAATGAATGCCGCCTACTCAGATGCATCCGATGCCCTAGACAAGTTTGATAGTGCGTTAGCAGGCCACGTGAGCTTCACCATGAGTAACCTTATTCGCAGCCTATGGTTAGGTCTGACCGATGGTCGTTTCTCTGATGCGCCAGTGAAAGATTCAACCACTCGTTACTACCAGCAGTTGAACCGCTACAGCGCTAACATCGCTTTCCTATCTGATATTTCAATGGCTGTTCTAGGTGGCTCACTGAAACGTAAAGAGCGCTTGTCTGCACGCTTAGGCGACATTCTAAGCCAACTGTACTTAAGCTCGGCAACGCTAAAACGCTATGAAAGTGACGGTCGTATTAGCGAAGACCTTCCGCTAGTACATTGGGGTCTACAAGATAGCCTGAAACAGACTGAAATCGCTGTCGATGAGTTCTTAGCCAACTTCCCGAATAAATGGTTAGGCAAAGCACTGCGCGTTTTAATTATGCCATTTGGTCGAGTACGCAAAGCGCCAAGCGACAAGCTAGATAGCCAAGTAGCTCAGATCCTACAAACGCCAAGTGAAACTCGCTCTCGTATTGGTCGTTACCAGTATTTTGAAGCGAGTGAATTCAATGCCGTTGGTCGTATCGAGCAAGCGCTTGAAATCATCCTTAAAGCAGAGCCAGTTTTCGATAAGATTTGTAAAGAGACAGGTAAACGCCGCCCATTCTTGCGTCTAGATGAGGTTGCAGCAATCGGGCTAGAAAAAGGGATTATCGATACTAACCAAGCGAAACTGCTGCGTGAAGCTGAAGAGCAACGACTATATGTCATCAATGTTGATGACTTCAGTCCTGAGGAATTAGCAGCAAAGCCTCAACCGCAGCTTTCTTCAGCAATGGATGAAGTCGCGTAAACCTTCACTTAAAACGAAACACATCAATACGAACAAGGGCTGCATTTTTTGCAGCCCTTTTTAGTCAGTAAACCCTAACGTTTATCATTTCAACTGAACGTGCAACTAACCACTTCAGGTTTTACTTATTGAACACGGCGCTTGAGTCGCTAAACAGATTACTTCTTCGGCATTTCCAATTGCATCTCAGGTATCGCTTGCTTACTCGCCTTAAGCTTACGTCTAACAAACCAGACCACTAAGCCGAGAATAACCACCACAACGTTACCGACGCCAATAACAATCATAGTACGAGTACGCTTTTCTTCGCGCATTTGAATCAGTTGCATTTCCTCTAACAGCTTCTGCTGCTTAAGGCGCTCTTCTTCCTGCAATCGGCGCGTCTCCGCCATATCAACTTCCGCCACCACACTATAGGTGTGATCTGTTAAAGGGAAAATCAGCGGTCGCTCAGACCCCATCTCCGTCGCAAACGCTTCGCCAGTCCATGAGTAAAGGCCGATCGCCTCACTGTACGGAATTTCCAGTTCAAGCTTATTGCTTTCCGCTTGTGCTGAACCTTGCACTGACGTCAGCTCACCACTAGGGGAAGTATGCTCAACATGGCCTGCGATTGAACCTGGCAAAATCATCCCCTGCTCGCCAGCCATAACAATACGGTTAGGACTCATTGCGTCGCGAGACTGGATAAAGGTGGTTTGCAAAGGTGTAGGATAAACTAGCACTTCTTGCTCTTGAGCACGCAGAAATACGCCATTGCCCGAAGTAATTCTTACCCGATACTTACCCGGAGCACTCGTAATCGGCAAAGAGACAGTGAATATACCGTCACCCGCAACTTCATCAAGCCCTTGCCCATCATCGGCAAATTCGCCAATCACTTCTGGGATAGGTTTAGCTTCTTTGATCAGCTCATCTTCATTTTCAATATATTTGGTAAAGGTCACTTTAAGTTTGACCCGGTCAAGAAAGTCACGCAGTACCAAAGGTTGGTCATCTGACGTCAATCTGGCGTTAAACTTAATCGACTCCCCTTGGAAAAGGCGATTAGGGAGTTGGTCGGTAGTCAACTCAAGGTGAGAGATGAGCTTAATTTTATTCTTCGGTGTGACTCGACCAATCGCTTGCCACGGTCCTGGCATTGGATTATCAATCGAGACGATATCCATTGAGGACTCTTGATACCAACGGACATTATCTGGGCTACGCCACGCGTAATACTTTTTACCATCCGGTCTAACAAGGACCACTGGCTGAGAGCTTTTTGCGCGATAGATAACAAAGGTAATCTGTTTGATCGAGGGATCAACTCTAAAACGGTTATCCAATAACGACATTGAGGACTCTTCAGCGCTATAACCTAACGCGCTAAACAACATAGCGACTATGGCAATCCAAATCCTCAACATCCTTTCTCCTATTGACGCCAGAGGCAGCTTCCGCTTTTCTCGACGATATCTAATCTACTTTGATGGGCTTCTATTTCATCGGCGCTTGCACGCAAAATCTTTAGCGCTTTTCGTCCACTTGCTGCACGTTTTATCGCTTCACCGCCCTCTTCATTGCCATTTCCGGCATTAAATTGCAAAGAAGTCTGCCCACCTGTCATTAACAGGTATACGTCGGCCAGAATCTCCGCATCGAGCAAAGCCCCGTGGAGCGTACGGTGCGAGTTATCAATGCCGTATCGATCACATAACACATCAAGGTTGTTTCGCTTGCCTGGGAAGATCTTCTTCGCCATGGCGAGCGTATCGGTCACCTTACAGTAGTCGACCGTTTTACCAATCTGCGGATCGAGCATTCCAAACTCATAATCCATAAAGCCGACGTCGAAGGGCGCGTTGTGCGCCACCAGCTCAGCATCTTT encodes:
- the fadE gene encoding acyl-CoA dehydrogenase FadE, with product MDILLSLLGFTAVLAICLYHRSSLLLSIAALTATMVVLSIFGSAGSLSWILFIAAIATLAVPSIRQSLISKKALALFKKVLPAMSQTEKEALDAGTVWWEAELFKGKPDWKKLHDIQKPQLSAEEQAFLDGPVNEVCAMVNDYKVTHELADLPPEVWQYLKDNKFFAMIIKKKYGGLEFSAYAQSLVLQKLTGVSSVLSSTVGVPNSLGPGELLQHYGTTEQKDYYLPRLAEGKEIPCFALTSPEAGSDAGSIPDFGVVCKGQWEGKEVLGMRLTWNKRYITLAPVATVLGLAFKLRDPEGLLGEQQDLGITCALIPTHLKGVEIGNRHFPLNVPFQNGPTRGEDLFVPLDFIIGGPKMAGQGWRMLVECLSVGRGITLPSNSTGGIKTAALATGAYARIRRQFKQPIGHMEGVEEPLARLGGNAYVMDAASTLTVAGIDLGEKPSVISAIVKYHCTHRMQRSVIDAMDIVGGKGICMGPANFLARGYQGAPIAVTVEGANILTRSMIIYGQGAIRCHPYVLEEMNAAYSDASDALDKFDSALAGHVSFTMSNLIRSLWLGLTDGRFSDAPVKDSTTRYYQQLNRYSANIAFLSDISMAVLGGSLKRKERLSARLGDILSQLYLSSATLKRYESDGRISEDLPLVHWGLQDSLKQTEIAVDEFLANFPNKWLGKALRVLIMPFGRVRKAPSDKLDSQVAQILQTPSETRSRIGRYQYFEASEFNAVGRIEQALEIILKAEPVFDKICKETGKRRPFLRLDEVAAIGLEKGIIDTNQAKLLREAEEQRLYVINVDDFSPEELAAKPQPQLSSAMDEVA
- a CDS encoding TIGR03503 family protein, whose product is MLRIWIAIVAMLFSALGYSAEESSMSLLDNRFRVDPSIKQITFVIYRAKSSQPVVLVRPDGKKYYAWRSPDNVRWYQESSMDIVSIDNPMPGPWQAIGRVTPKNKIKLISHLELTTDQLPNRLFQGESIKFNARLTSDDQPLVLRDFLDRVKLKVTFTKYIENEDELIKEAKPIPEVIGEFADDGQGLDEVAGDGIFTVSLPITSAPGKYRVRITSGNGVFLRAQEQEVLVYPTPLQTTFIQSRDAMSPNRIVMAGEQGMILPGSIAGHVEHTSPSGELTSVQGSAQAESNKLELEIPYSEAIGLYSWTGEAFATEMGSERPLIFPLTDHTYSVVAEVDMAETRRLQEEERLKQQKLLEEMQLIQMREEKRTRTMIVIGVGNVVVVILGLVVWFVRRKLKASKQAIPEMQLEMPKK
- the dnaQ gene encoding DNA polymerase III subunit epsilon; its protein translation is MNTSNNSKQHRIVVLDTETTGMNREGGPHYQDHRIIEIGAVEIIDRKLTGRHFHVYIKPDRDIQPDAVEVHGITDEFLVDKPEYQDVHAEFLEFIKDAELVAHNAPFDVGFMDYEFGMLDPQIGKTVDYCKVTDTLAMAKKIFPGKRNNLDVLCDRYGIDNSHRTLHGALLDAEILADVYLLMTGGQTSLQFNAGNGNEEGGEAIKRAASGRKALKILRASADEIEAHQSRLDIVEKSGSCLWRQ